Within the Streptomyces sp. NBC_00554 genome, the region GGGGCGGGGGCCGGGGCGGGGGTGGTGCCGAGGGCGGCGGCCAGGTCCTCCAGCAGGATCTGCCAGGACGCGGCGTCCACGGCGAGCTGGTGGACGATGACGGCGAGCCGGTCGGCCCGCGGCCCCGCCGGGCGGCGGTCGCGGGCGAGATGGGCCCGCAGCCGGACGCCGAGGTCCGCGTCCAGAGTGCCCCCGATCGAGGCGACGGTGGCGGCGAAGCCGGCCTCGTCGGTGAACTCGCCCTCCGTCAGCGGGTCCTGGCCCTGCCCCCGCGCCATCTCCCCGGCCGGCCTCCCGGCCCTGGTGTCGGGGCGGGAGCGCAGCTGGGGGTGGGCGGCCACCACGGTGCGCAGCGCCGCGCGCACCGCGCCCGCGTCCAGGCGGGCCGGTGTCTCGAGGAACACCGCCTCATAGCGGTGGCGTGCGGGACGGGTGAGGACCGCGCACTGGGCCGGGACGAGCAGGGCGGGGCGGGGCGGGGCGGTGAGCAGATCGGCGATGCGGCCCGCCATCACCCGCTCCGCGGCCGGCGCGCCGTCCCGGCGCAGGAAGCGGAGCGTGTGGTGGTCGGGGCCGTGCCGCAGCAGCCGGGGCCGGCCCTCGCCTGCGCAGGCGAGTTCGCCCAGCACGTCCTGGAGCCTGGCGGGGTCGAGCGGTCCGCGGAGCTCGAGGTCCCACGGGGCCGTGTGCGGAGGGGGCCCCGGGTCGACGACCACGGAGATCGCCGCGTGGGAGGAGCGGGAAACAGTCATGCGTGTGCGGGGACGTGCGGTCCGTAGTGACCGGTGAGGTCCCCTCCCTCCTCTCCTCTGTAGGCGCTGGATGAGCTGCGGTACGGCGCCCGCCGGGCCCTGGCGGCCGCGGGGGCGCCGCGCCGGCGGGTGGTGACCCGCCGCCTGCGGGTCTGACGGCGTGCGGGGCGGTGCGCGCCCGGCCGCGCCCCACCGGGCGCCGGCCCGGGCGGGGGTGCGCCGCAGGGCGGGTGGCCGGCGGGGCGGGCGGTGTGCGCGCGTGCCCGAGGGGGCGTGGGCGCACCCGGTGGCAGGAGAGGCGGCGCGGCCGGCGCGCGCGGCGGCGGCCGGGTGCGCTGCCCCGCCCTCTCGCCTCCATGACGCCTCCTGGTCAGCGGATATCCGCAACGGTCCGACTCAGCACGCTAACGGCAGAGCCGCCCGCCGTCCGATTTCCCAAGCCGGTGTACAGCGGTGCCCAAGCCCGCCCGGGGCCGTCCATGAGCGGCGGGCAGGGGTGCCCGCCCGCGGGGGTGGGGTTCCCTGTCGCGGTCACAGCATGCGGACGGCGCTCTCCGCATGCTGCTTGGCGTGGGCGAGCAGCACCCGGCAGTCGCGGCCGAGGGCCTCGCGCACGTGCCGGCGGGCCTGTGCCAGGCTCGCGTGGGCGCCCAGTTCGGCGGCGATGCTCTCCTCGCGCAGCACGACGGTGTGCTGCGCGGTGACGGTCACGCCCCGTTCGTCGGGGACGACGGACCATTCGCCGGTGTGCGCCTCCAGCAGGGTGGGGGCGGCGGTCTGCTTGTAGACGATGCGCTCGGCGTGCGGGAAGCAGATCCGCACGGAGTCCGTGGTGTGCGTGCCGTATTCGGTGAGCGTCTCCATGGTCATGCGCTGCACTCCGGGGACGTCCTCGGTGAGGTGGGCGCGGGTGACGTGCCCCACCGTCTGCGGCCAGTCCCCGGCCCGGTAGAGGAAGTCGTAGACCAGCTCGGCGGGGCCGTTGACGTGTACGGACTCCTCGAAGGTCAGGATCAGTTCGTCCAGGCGCGTCCATCGCTCGGCGACCGCTTTGAGGCCGGCGAGCTGGATGCGGCCGTGGCCGTCGGTGGCCCGCTCCGCCCATGCCACGTCGTCGGGCAGGCCGCCGGTGACGCTGAAGTCGTACAGCAGCTCGAGTTCGGAGGTGTGCGGTCCGAGGGGGGTGACGCTCACGGTGCCGCCCAGCGCGCTCAGCGGGGCCGCGGGCAGTTCCTGGCGGAACTCCACACGGCGTTTCACCGGGTCCAGGTGCCGCCACGAAGTCCACGACTTCAGCCGGCCGTCCAGGAAGCACCATGTCCGCAGCCGCTCCCGTTCGCCGTCGAACTCCAGCCGTTCCACATGAATACTCGGGGCGAAATGGAGCGGCCAGTTCACCGCGTCGGCTATCAGTGCGTAGACCACACCGGCGGGTGCGGACACATGGACCTTGTGCGTCGCTTTGTCCGCGAGCTCAACAGACATCTGAACACCTCTCCTATGAAATTGCGCCGACGAGTACGCGAACAGAATTCGGGCGGCCGGATGAAAACCGCTGGGGAATGAGCGGAAAGCAGATCGGACGGCGCCGGCACGCCGGACTGCCGGCCGCCGCAATCGCGCGCGGATACCGGGGGCGCGCGGGCCGCGCCCGGCTGCCCCCCGGGGGGCCGGGGGTGCGGGGTCAGCCGGCGGGCACGCTCTGCCGGGCGAGGCGGCGGGTGACGCGGCAGGCCCGGCCCAGGAGAGCGGGCAGTTCGCGGCCGGTCGCGAAGAAGTGCCGGCCGGGGACGGTACGCAGCCATGTGGGCCCCTGGGTGCACTGCCGCCAGCCGGCGGCGATCGCGGGCGGCGCCAGCGGGTTGTGCTGCGAGGCGAGCACGAGGACGGGCGTGGTGAGCGGCCCCGCCGACGAGGGGGTGCGGGCCGCTTCCTCCAGGGCCTGGGCCAGTTCCAGGTCGGCGCGGAGCACCGGCAGCATGGCCCGCAGCCAGATCCCCTCGTCGCTGTGCGGCGGCACGGCGCCCTTGCCGCCCAGGACGTCCAGCAGTTCGGCGTCCGTGACGGCGCGGACGTCCGGCAACGCGCAGGGGGTGTGCGGCGGCGGGCAGGCGCCGACGGCCAGCAGCGCGGGGCCGGGCAGGCCCGCCTCGTGCAGGGCGCGCGTCACGGTGAAGGCGACCATGGCGCCCAGACCGTGCCCGTACAGGACGTAGGGGCCCGGCTGCGCCCCGGTGAAGTGGGGCAGCACATCGGCGAGCAGTGCCTCACGGGTGGTCGCCCGGGGCTCGGAGCGGCGCCGGGCGCCGCCCGGCAGGGCAACCGCCCGCACCTCGACACCGCCTCCGGTACTCGCGCCCCAGTGGTCGAAGAGCGAGAGGCCTCCCTCGGAGTGTGCGAAACAGTGCAGTCGCACCGGCTGTCCGTCCGACATGGCATCCTCCTCTCCCTGCGCCCCCGGTCGCACGGGGCGGGGTTCGAGAATCGCCGGACGGCCTCGAAGACCGCTGGAGGGCGGGCGGAGGCCGGCCCGGGGCGGCCCGGCCGCGCGGGCGAAGGGTGTGATCCGGGGAAGGCCTGCGGTGCGGTGGAGCCGTCCGGGAGCTCACCGCGCGGAGGTCTTCGCGCCCTCCGGCGCACGGCGCGGCCGGGCCTGGTCTGCTTCAAGGGCGGCTGCCGGCCGGAGGAGTGCGCGCGGCCGGGGCCGGCCGCCCCGGCCGTCCCGTCCCGCACCGCACGGCCGCAGAAGGAGAAAAGGGGAGGACCAGGGTGGAGTACGGCGTTGTCCTCGGCGCTGGGGCGGCGGCCGCGGCTGCGGGCCGCCGGGCAGGTGCCGGGCAGGTGCCAGGTGGGTGCCGGGCGGGTGGTGTTCCGCGGGCCGCCCGGCCCGCGGACCTGTGCTGCCTCCGCGCCGCTCCGGGCGGCGTTCCGCCTGGCCATGGCCGGTCCGGTATCCCGCCGTCGCGCTCCGGCGGGCCGCTCCCCCGGCACCGCCCGGCAGCGCGGAACCGGACGGGTTCCGGGGAGGCGGTTCCGGGAGGAGGCGGTGGTGGTGGGAGATGACCTGTGAGTACGGCTCGAGCCCCCGCTCCGGCCGGCCTCAGGCGGCGTAGAGGTCGAAGGTCGAGGTGCGCCGTGCGCCGGCGGCGACGTCCAGCTGCGGGTCGACGGCCAGCATGGCCTGGTGCAGCCGCTGCACCTGCGGCGAGGGCTCGACGCCCAGTTCCTCGATGAGCCGGATGCGCAGCTTGCGGTAGACGGCGAGGGCCGATGCCTGCCGCCCCGACCGGTACAGCGCCACCATGGCCTGCGAGTACAGGCCTTCGTGCTGCGGGTAGCGCGCCGTCAGTTCGGCGAGCTCCGCGATGAGTTCGGAGTGCCGTCCCAGCCGCAGATCGGCGTCGATCCGCCGCTCCACGGTGCCCAGCCGGCTCTCCTCCAGGCGCATGACCTCGATCCCGAGAATCGGTCCGACCCGTACGTCGACCAGTGCGGGGCCGCGCCACAGATCGAGCGCTTTGCGGAAGCAGTTGGCCGAGGTCGCGTCGTCCCCGGCCTCGAACGCCGACCGCCCCTCGGTGACCAGGCGTTCGTACTCGTGGACGTCGACGCTCTCGGGCGGTATCTGCAGCAGGTAGCCGCCGTGCCGGGTGGCGAGGACTTCCTTGGCCGCGCCGGGGGCGTCGGGTCCCATGGCGGTGCCCAGGCGGCGGCGCAGTTGCAGGATGTAGGTCTGCAGGGTGGTGAGCGCGCTCTGCGGCGACTCGGTTCCCCAGATTTCTTCCATGAGCGTGGGGACAGGCATCACCCGTCCGGGATAGAGAGCGAGCAGGGAAAGAATCTGCCGCGGCTTGCCGGCCGTCGGGACAATCGACCCCCCGTTGACTTCGGCACTCAACGGACCCAGAACTTGTATCTTCACTGCGTTCCTCCGCACCTCGTCGAGTTCCCCTCGTGGCTGAATTCCGTCACCGTCAGCACACTAGCCGGATTCACGCCACACCCGACCTCCCTCGACCAGGGCTTGAGAGTGTTTCAACTGAGGCCCACAGTCCGGAAATTGATCCACTCAAGAGCCCGTGAACGACCGCTGGAAGAAAAGGTGTACACCGCGGCGCGGAACACTCTGCCGCGTTACCTTTTCCATTGAATTCGGTTGCGGAGAAACCGAATTACGGAATGTGCGGTGCCGCTTTGACGGCGGGCCGTACCCGGCCCGGTGCCGCCCCTCCCCCCGGCACCGGGCCGCAGCCGTTGCGGCAGCGGGGCCACACCCCGGCGGCGTGACGTGCGGGCGGGCCGGCACCTGCGAGGGCCCGGCGGGCATCACGGGCACCGCGAGGAGGCCCGGCCGGCAGAGCGGCCCCGGCGGCAGCGGACCGCGCAGGACACCGGCCCGCCGCAAGGGGCCAGCGGCGCGCCGCCGGCGATCCGCGATCCGCCCGCCACGCGCCGCCCGCCGCCCTCGCCGCCGCTGGCCACGAGGACCCTTCATTTTTTCGGGGGCCGCCCGCCCGGTGTGCGGGCCCGGCGGCCCGGCGGCGGCGCCCGGTGTGCGGGCCCGGCGGCCTGGTGGCAGCGCACGGTGTGCAGGGCCGGCGGCTTGGTGGCAGCGCACGGTGTGCAGCGGGGGCGGCATGGACGGCTCCGCGCTCCCCTCCCCCCGCCCCCCGGGGGGGGGGTCCGGACATGCCGCTTCCCAGGGCCGGTGCGCAGCCGGGTGACCCGGCTGCGCACCGGCCCTGGGAAGAGGGGAGGGACGGTCAGCTCGTGGGGACCAGGCGTTCCTTGGCGGCCCCGGGCGGCGGTACGGCGGTCTCGGGGCTGGCCGTGAGGATGGAGCGCTGCAGGCGCCGCAGTCCCGCCGACGGTTCCAGGCCGAGGTCCCGTACGAGTGTGGTGCGCAGCCGCTGGTAGACCTCCAGGGCCTCGCCGCGCCGTCCCGAGCGGTACAGCGCGAGCATGAACTGGCCGTGCAGGCTCTCGTGTGCGCGGTAGCGGCTCACCAGGACGGTCAGCTCGGCGAGCAGCTCGCGGTGGCGTCCCAGCCGCAGGTCGGCCTCGATGCGCTGGTCGAGCGCGCACAGCCGGCTCTCCTCCAGGCGCCTGGTCTCCATGTCCAGCTGCACCCCGGCCTGCACGTCCGCGAAGGCGGTCCCCGACCACAGGGCCAGTGCCTGCCGCAGCTGGCGTGCGGCGCCGGGGAAGTCGCCCGCGTCCATGGCCCGGTATCCGGTGCCCGCGAGGCGTTCGAAGGCGCGGACGTCGCTCTCGCCGTCGCCGGCGGCCAGCAGGTAGCCGCTGGGCATCGTCACCAGCACGTCCTTGGCGCTGCGCGGCCCGCGCTCCCCCCGTGCACCGTCCGCACTGTCCCCCGGTGCGCTGTCCCGGCCGCCCCCGTCCAGGGCCGCGGCGATGAGTTCGCGCAGCTGCAGGACGTAGGTCTGCAGGGTGGTGCGGGCGCTGCGCGGCGGGGTGGTGCCCCACAGCTCCTCGATCAGCGCGGAGACCGGTACCACCCGGTCGGCGTGCAGTGCCAGCAGTGCCAGCACCTGCCGCGGCTTGGGGGCCGTCGGTGTGACGGAGACCCCGTTCTCCTGTACGGCCAGTGCGCCCAGTACCTCGATGTCCACGCGATCTCCCCTGTTGTGTGCCCGAGTGCTCCGGTCGGTCCGCGGCCGTCGACAGATGCCAGTCCGGCGCCGTGACCAGACTAAAAACAGCACACGCGGTCTGTCAATATCAAACCGCATATCCTGTATTTTCCTAGCCGGTACCCAGGGGCGTACGGGCGCCGGCCAGGGGTTCTTCGGGTTCTCCAGCGGGATTCGAGGCGTCCTGGAGCGGTCCCCCAGGGTCTAACGGGGCGGGACGGGTGGAGATCGACAGATAAACAGACCTTGCGGTCTGCTATGGTCCGGGGCGGCCGGCCGGGGGCGGCGGGGGGAGGGCGGCCGGCGGCCGTGAGCCGGCGCTGACCAGGGAGGCCAGGCCGTGGCCCCCGGCGAGCCGGGGCAGGATGACCTCCCAGAAGCGGGTGACGTTCTGCCGCGACAGCCAGGAGGTGTCATCTCCCCCCAGGACCTCGAAGCCCGCGGTCGCGGCGACGATGACGCGGGCGCTGTCCGCCCAGGACACGCCCTCCGCCAGGGCCCCGCTGCGCTCGGCGCGGCGCAGGCTGTCCTCGACCCAGTGCCGCCACTGGGTGCGCAGGGAGGGCTCCCCGCGGTGGGCGCTGTCGCCGGCGAGCTCGAAGCCGCCGCGGACCACCACGTCGCGGGCGAGGCTGCCCATCAGCTCGTGGGTGGCGTCCACCACCGCCTGCAGGGAGTCGCCCTGCCAGGCCCGCGCCGACTCGGTGATGCGGCGGACCGCCTCGGCGGCCTCCGCCTCGACCGCGTCCGCGAGGGTGCTCTTGTTGGCGAAGTGGAAGTGCAGCGCGCCGTTGCTGACCCCGGCCCGCCTGCTGATGGTGCTCAGCGAGGCGGTGACGAAGCCCTCCTCGGCGAAGACCGCGGCCGCGGCCTGGATCAGTGCGTGCCGGGTGCGGGCCGCCCGCTCCTGTTGGACCATGTGCTCTCTCCTGGGACGGGGGACGCCGGAAACCGGCACCGCACCGGCATCCCCCATCCCTGGGAACGTACTGCTACTGCGGGGGGTTGCCGTGCTTGCGGGACGGCAGGTCGGCGTGCTTCCTGCGGAGCATGGCCAGCGAGCGGATGAGGACCTCGCGGGTCCGGGTCGGGTCGATCACGTCGTCCACCAGGCCCCGCTCGGCCGCGTAGTAGGGGTGCATGAGCTCGGCCCGGTACTCCTTGACCATCTTCTGCCGCATGCTCTCGGGATCCTCCGCTTCCGCGATCTGCCGGCGGAAGATGACGTTGGCGGCGCCCTCCGCGCCCATCACGGCGATCTCGTTGGTCGGCCAGGCGTAGGTGAGGTCCGCGCCGATGGACTGGGAGTCCATGACGATGTACGCGCCGCCGTAGGCCTTGCGCAGGATCAGCGAGATCCTGGGCACCGTCGCGCTGCAGTACGCATACAGCAGCTTCGCGCCGTGCCGGATGATCCCGCCGTGCTCCTGGTCGACCCCGGGCAGGAAGCCGGGCACGTCCAGGAAGGTCACGATCGGGATGCTGAAGGCGTCGCACATCTGGACGAAGCGTGCGGCCTTCTCGCTGGCCTGGATGTCCAGCACGCCGGCCAGCACCTGGGGCTGATTGGCGACGACGCCCACGACCTGCCCGTCCAGGCGGGCCAGCGCGCAGATGATGTTGGGCGCCCAGCCCTCGTGGACCTGAAGGTACTCGCCGTCGTCGGCGACCTCCCCGATCACGGCCGCCATGTCGTAGGGCCGGCTGCCATCGGCCGGCACCAGGTCCAGCAGCGCCTGCGAGCGCCGGTTGAGGTGGTCGCCGCCGCGCACCCGGGGCGGCGCCTCCCGGTTGTTCTGCGGCAGCAGCGACAGCAGGTAGCGCACCTCCGCCAGGCACGTCTGCTCGTCGTCGTAGGCGAAGTGCGCGACACCGGAGGTCTCCGCGTGCACGTCGGCGCCGCCCAGAGCGTTCTGGGTGATCTCCTCGCCGGTGACGGCCCTGACGACGTCCGGGCCCGTGATGAACATCTGCGAGGTGCCGCGGACCATGAACACGAAGTCGGTGAGCGCGGGGCTGTAGGCCGCGCCGCCCGCGCACGGCCCCAGCATCACGCTGATCTGCGGGATGACACCGGAGGCGCGGGTGTTGCGCTGGAAGATGCCGCCGTAGCCGGCGAGCGCCGAGACACCCTCCTGGATACGGGCTCCCGCGCCGTCGTTCAGCGACACCAGCGGAGCCCCGGTCGTGAGGGCCATGTCCATGATCTTGTGGATCTTCTCGGCGTGCGCCTCGCCCAGCGCACCGCCGAAGATGCGGAAGTCGTGCGCGTACACGAAGACGGTACGGCCCTCCACCGTCCCCCAGCCGGTGATCACACCGTCCGTGTACGGCTTCTTCACCTCCAGCCCGAACCCGCTCGCCCGGTGCCGGCGCAGCTGCTCGACCTCCTGGAAGGAACCCTCGTCCAGCAGCAGGGCGATCCGCTCGCGGGCGGTCAGCTTGCCCTTGGCGTGCTGCGCCGCGGTCGCCCTGCGGTCGGGGCCGGCCAGCGCCTGCTCGCGGATGCTGTCCAGCTCCGCCACGCGCCCGCGCAGGGAGGCGGGCCCCGCCTGAGCCGATGCCCGGTTCGTCATAGCCATGTCAGGTGCCTTCCTGGGACAAGGCCGAGGAGGTCCCGCCCCGGGTCCGTGAAGCCATCATAACAAACCACTTGTGCGGTTTCTTGTTGAGAGGTGAAGGAACTCGGGAGATGCGCCCCGGCATCAGTGCCAGCCCTCGGGCGCCGCGTACCCGTCCGGCTCGCGCCACCAGCGGATTTGGGCCGCCGCCGGCTCCCCGGGCGCCTGCTGCGCGCCCGCCCGCGCGGCGAGCAGCACCGCGACCACGGCGGCCAGCTCCGCCTCGTCCACCCGCCCCCGCTCCACCCTGATCAGGGCTTCTGTACTGTCCATGCGTCCACTCCCCCTTCGTGTCGGGCCTGTGGACACGGTCGGGGAGGCCACTCAAGAACGGCTTTGGGACCGCTGGAGGCGGCACGCGGGCGGCGCCCCGCGGGCACCGCGGGGCTCCCGGCGCCCCGCGCGGGGTGTGACCCGGGGGACCTGCGGGACCCGGGGCGGCCCGCAGGCCGCCCGCTGATCATCTGCACATCTGGGAACGCATCGCTCCATTTATCGCGCCCTGGAGTAGGGCATTCCTTCTAGAAACTAAACCGGATGGTATGTATCTTCGCTCTCCTGAGGGATCCACCACTCACATTCAAGCCACGGCGGCTCAGGGGGAACCATGTCTGTCAGCACGTTCCGCATGCACCGCGCGCTACCCGGCACGGCAGTCACGTCCAGCGAGAGCGATCCGGCCCCCGCCCGGCCCGGCGCCCTCCCCTTCAGGTCTCTGACCTCCACCGTTCCCAAGGAACTCGTCCACCGCGCGAGCGTCGCCGAGGTCATGCTGACCGACTGGGCGCGCGTGGAAGAGCACCGCTTCACCGTCGCCGCCCAGTGGCCCCGCGGGCACAGCTTCTTCGCCACCGTGGACGGCTGTCACGACCCGCTGATCGCCGCCGAAACGATCCGCCAGGCCGGCATCCTCCTGGCCCACGCCGAGTACGGGGTCCCCCTCGGCCACCACTTCCTGGTCAGCGACCTCGACGTGGCCGTGCGCCCCGAGCACGTACGCGTCGGCTGGGCCCCCGCCTCGCTCGAGCTCGACGTCCGCTGCTCCGGTATCAAGGAGCGCGCCGGCGCGGTGACCGGGTTCCGCATCGAGGTCGCCGTCCACCGCGACGGCGCCCTCGCCGCCACCGGCGGCGGCGCGCTGGCCTGCATCACCCCCCGGGTCTACCAAAGGCTGCGCGCCGCCCGGCCGGCCGGCCCCCAGCGCCCGGCGGTCATCGCGCTGACCGCCCCCGAACCCCCCCAGACGGTCGGGCGCATGTCGCCCACCGACGTGGTCCTGTCCCCCGTCGGCGAACCGCACCGCTGGCAGCTGCGCCTGGACACCCGCCACCCCGTGCTCTTCGACCACATGGTCGACCACGTCCCCGGCATGGTCCTCCTCGAAGCCGCCCGCCAGGCCGCCACCGCCACCCTGGGACACGCCTCCCTGCCCCTGGCGGTCACCAGCCAGTTCCAGCGCTACGTCGAACTGGACGCCCCCTGCCTCATCGAGGCCCACCGCATACCCACCACCGGCACCGGCACCGCGGGCGCGGAGAGCGTCCTGGTCACCGCCCACCAGGACCAGACCCCCGTCTTCCGCTGCACCGTGACCATGGCCCCACCCGCCATCTGACCACCCCCACCCCCGCGAACCCAGGTCTGCCCGGGACGGCCCCCGACGCCCCGGGCAGACCTGCCCCCACCGGGGCGCAGCCGCCGGGACACAACAGCCGGCAGCTGCACCCCGGGGCGCCGCTGCCGGGGCCGGACCCGGCGGAACCCGCCGATGCCGGGGCACCGCCGGCGCCCACCCCGGCAGCTACGCCCCGGCCCCATCCGTGACCGGCACCGGCCCGAACGCCGCAAGACGGCCCCGGGCCCACACGGCGAAGGCGCCGATGATCCTGGGCCGGGCGGTGAAGGTGCCTGCCCTGCCGCTACCTCCCGGTCCCGCCGTGACCGGCACCGGCGCGAAGGCCGCCAGACAAGCTCTGGGCCCACACGGCAAAAGCGCCCACCCTGCAGCCGCCTCCCCGCCCCCTCCGTGACCGGCACCGGCACGAACGCCGCGAGATGGTCCCGGGCCCAGGCGGCGAACACGCCCGCCCGGCGGTTACGCCCCGGCTCCATCCGTGACCGGGACCGGGGCGAAGGCCGCGAGACGGCCCGGGGCCCGGGCGGTGAAGGTGCCCGCCCTGCCGCTCCCTCCCGGCCCTGCCGTGACCGGGGCAGGCACGAAGGCCGCCAGACGGTGCCCGGCCCACACGGCGAACACGCCCGTCGGCGGCCGCCTCCCCGCCCCCTCCGTGACCGGCCCCATCCATGACCGGGACCGGCGCGAAGGCCGCCAGACGGCCCCGGCCCAGGCGGCGAACACGCCCGCCCGGCGGCCACGTCCCGGCCCCATCCGTGACCGGGGCCGGCGCGAAGGCCGCGGGATGGTCCCGGGCCCGGGCGGTGAAGGTGCCCGCCCTGCGACTACCTCCC harbors:
- a CDS encoding AfsR/SARP family transcriptional regulator, encoding MKIQVLGPLSAEVNGGSIVPTAGKPRQILSLLALYPGRVMPVPTLMEEIWGTESPQSALTTLQTYILQLRRRLGTAMGPDAPGAAKEVLATRHGGYLLQIPPESVDVHEYERLVTEGRSAFEAGDDATSANCFRKALDLWRGPALVDVRVGPILGIEVMRLEESRLGTVERRIDADLRLGRHSELIAELAELTARYPQHEGLYSQAMVALYRSGRQASALAVYRKLRIRLIEELGVEPSPQVQRLHQAMLAVDPQLDVAAGARRTSTFDLYAA
- a CDS encoding acyl-CoA carboxylase epsilon subunit, with translation MDSTEALIRVERGRVDEAELAAVVAVLLAARAGAQQAPGEPAAAQIRWWREPDGYAAPEGWH
- a CDS encoding BTAD domain-containing putative transcriptional regulator; translated protein: MDIEVLGALAVQENGVSVTPTAPKPRQVLALLALHADRVVPVSALIEELWGTTPPRSARTTLQTYVLQLRELIAAALDGGGRDSAPGDSADGARGERGPRSAKDVLVTMPSGYLLAAGDGESDVRAFERLAGTGYRAMDAGDFPGAARQLRQALALWSGTAFADVQAGVQLDMETRRLEESRLCALDQRIEADLRLGRHRELLAELTVLVSRYRAHESLHGQFMLALYRSGRRGEALEVYQRLRTTLVRDLGLEPSAGLRRLQRSILTASPETAVPPPGAAKERLVPTS
- a CDS encoding aromatase/cyclase; this encodes MSVELADKATHKVHVSAPAGVVYALIADAVNWPLHFAPSIHVERLEFDGERERLRTWCFLDGRLKSWTSWRHLDPVKRRVEFRQELPAAPLSALGGTVSVTPLGPHTSELELLYDFSVTGGLPDDVAWAERATDGHGRIQLAGLKAVAERWTRLDELILTFEESVHVNGPAELVYDFLYRAGDWPQTVGHVTRAHLTEDVPGVQRMTMETLTEYGTHTTDSVRICFPHAERIVYKQTAAPTLLEAHTGEWSVVPDERGVTVTAQHTVVLREESIAAELGAHASLAQARRHVREALGRDCRVLLAHAKQHAESAVRML
- a CDS encoding acyl-CoA carboxylase subunit beta translates to MAMTNRASAQAGPASLRGRVAELDSIREQALAGPDRRATAAQHAKGKLTARERIALLLDEGSFQEVEQLRRHRASGFGLEVKKPYTDGVITGWGTVEGRTVFVYAHDFRIFGGALGEAHAEKIHKIMDMALTTGAPLVSLNDGAGARIQEGVSALAGYGGIFQRNTRASGVIPQISVMLGPCAGGAAYSPALTDFVFMVRGTSQMFITGPDVVRAVTGEEITQNALGGADVHAETSGVAHFAYDDEQTCLAEVRYLLSLLPQNNREAPPRVRGGDHLNRRSQALLDLVPADGSRPYDMAAVIGEVADDGEYLQVHEGWAPNIICALARLDGQVVGVVANQPQVLAGVLDIQASEKAARFVQMCDAFSIPIVTFLDVPGFLPGVDQEHGGIIRHGAKLLYAYCSATVPRISLILRKAYGGAYIVMDSQSIGADLTYAWPTNEIAVMGAEGAANVIFRRQIAEAEDPESMRQKMVKEYRAELMHPYYAAERGLVDDVIDPTRTREVLIRSLAMLRRKHADLPSRKHGNPPQ
- a CDS encoding ScbR family autoregulator-binding transcription factor; its protein translation is MVQQERAARTRHALIQAAAAVFAEEGFVTASLSTISRRAGVSNGALHFHFANKSTLADAVEAEAAEAVRRITESARAWQGDSLQAVVDATHELMGSLARDVVVRGGFELAGDSAHRGEPSLRTQWRHWVEDSLRRAERSGALAEGVSWADSARVIVAATAGFEVLGGDDTSWLSRQNVTRFWEVILPRLAGGHGLASLVSAGSRPPAALPPPPPAGRPGP
- a CDS encoding thioesterase II family protein; its protein translation is MSDGQPVRLHCFAHSEGGLSLFDHWGASTGGGVEVRAVALPGGARRRSEPRATTREALLADVLPHFTGAQPGPYVLYGHGLGAMVAFTVTRALHEAGLPGPALLAVGACPPPHTPCALPDVRAVTDAELLDVLGGKGAVPPHSDEGIWLRAMLPVLRADLELAQALEEAARTPSSAGPLTTPVLVLASQHNPLAPPAIAAGWRQCTQGPTWLRTVPGRHFFATGRELPALLGRACRVTRRLARQSVPAG
- a CDS encoding ScbA/BarX family gamma-butyrolactone biosynthesis protein, with the translated sequence MSVSTFRMHRALPGTAVTSSESDPAPARPGALPFRSLTSTVPKELVHRASVAEVMLTDWARVEEHRFTVAAQWPRGHSFFATVDGCHDPLIAAETIRQAGILLAHAEYGVPLGHHFLVSDLDVAVRPEHVRVGWAPASLELDVRCSGIKERAGAVTGFRIEVAVHRDGALAATGGGALACITPRVYQRLRAARPAGPQRPAVIALTAPEPPQTVGRMSPTDVVLSPVGEPHRWQLRLDTRHPVLFDHMVDHVPGMVLLEAARQAATATLGHASLPLAVTSQFQRYVELDAPCLIEAHRIPTTGTGTAGAESVLVTAHQDQTPVFRCTVTMAPPAI